Proteins co-encoded in one Pleurodeles waltl isolate 20211129_DDA chromosome 1_2, aPleWal1.hap1.20221129, whole genome shotgun sequence genomic window:
- the HELT gene encoding hairy and enhancer of split-related protein HELT, which yields MASKLKDHRRMPVSHKVIEKRRRDRINRCLLELGKAVPMALAKQSSGKLEKAEILEMTVQYLRALHSADFPRGRDKELLSEFANYFHYGYHECMKNLVHYLTTVERLESKDTQYARILAFLQSKARFMAEPASLPDPELCQLLQGCEYPSPGETPFQQGSVGPYSWHGPARSPATPTYLPSPTVTLPCSPTQHHANFLSPVQRQGLDRHYLNLMGHSHPSSFSLHSSQHHAVL from the exons ATGGCCTCCAAGCTGAAAGACCACAGA AGGATGCCAGTGTCGCACAAGGTGATTGAGAAGAGGAGGCGGGACCGGATCAACCGCTGTCTGCTGGAGCTGGGCAAGGCGGTGCCCATGGCGCTGGCCAAGCAG AGCTCAGGAAAGCTGGAGAAGGCGGAGATCCTGGAGATGACAGTCCAGTATCTGCGCGCCCTGCACTCCGCAGACTTCCCCCGCGGGAGGGACAAAG AGCTGTTGTCGGAGTTCGCCAACTACTTCCACTACGGATACCACGAGTGCATGAAGAACCTGGTGCACTACCTGACCACGGTGGAGCGGCTGGAGAGCAAGGACACGCAGTACGCGCGGATCCTGGCCTTCCTGCAGTCCAAGGCGCGCTTCATGGCCGAGCCCGCCTCCTTGCCCGATCCCGAGCTGTGCCAGCTGCTCCAGGGCTGCGAGTACCCCAGCCCCGGCGAGACCCCCTtccagcaggggtctgtgggaCCCTACTCCTGGCACGGACCAGCCCGCAGCCCGGCCACCCCCACATACCTACCCAGTCCCACCGTGACCCTGCCCTGCAGCCCCACCCAGCACCACGCCAACTTCCTGAGCCCGGTGCAGCGCCAGGGGCTGGACAGGCACTACCTGAACCTGATGGGGCACTCCCACCCCAGCTCCTTCAGCCTGCACAGCTCCCAGCACCACGCCGTGCTCTGA